A region from the uncultured Draconibacterium sp. genome encodes:
- a CDS encoding glycyl-radical enzyme activating protein, protein MNQPLIFDIKRYAINDGPGIRITLFLKGCPLQCKWCHNPESQLPNVQKLYTASKCIGAQECVKLCPEDALSLTPQGIVTDYRLCTLCGICADACPSKAIEMSGRVYDVQELMAIVERERIHIRQSGGGVTFSGGEPLMHPDFLLTMLKACGENGLHRAVDTCGFAPSETVLEVAQQTDLFLFDLKLMDEAKHKKWTGVSNRLILKNLKALAKSGANINIRVPFIRHVNTDHNTLTEMAAFIAGLPGKTPPVNILPYHAIAANKYNKLGLSYLPLNMDEPTEAEQNRAVAVFSKFGIEAEIGG, encoded by the coding sequence ATGAATCAACCATTAATTTTCGACATAAAACGCTACGCCATAAACGATGGCCCCGGTATTCGTATTACCCTTTTTCTGAAAGGCTGCCCCTTGCAATGCAAGTGGTGCCATAACCCCGAAAGTCAGTTGCCCAATGTGCAGAAACTGTATACAGCAAGCAAATGTATTGGGGCGCAAGAGTGTGTAAAACTGTGCCCCGAAGATGCCCTTAGCTTAACGCCACAAGGTATTGTAACCGATTACCGGCTTTGTACGCTTTGTGGCATTTGTGCCGATGCCTGCCCAAGCAAAGCCATCGAAATGTCAGGCCGTGTTTACGATGTTCAGGAGCTAATGGCAATTGTTGAGCGCGAACGTATCCACATCAGGCAGTCGGGCGGAGGTGTTACTTTTTCGGGAGGTGAGCCACTAATGCACCCCGATTTTTTATTGACCATGTTAAAAGCTTGTGGTGAAAACGGATTGCACCGGGCGGTTGATACCTGTGGTTTTGCACCAAGCGAAACAGTTTTGGAAGTGGCCCAACAAACCGACCTTTTTCTGTTCGATTTAAAACTAATGGACGAGGCTAAACATAAAAAGTGGACAGGTGTTAGCAATCGTTTAATTCTGAAAAATTTAAAAGCACTGGCCAAAAGCGGAGCCAATATTAATATTCGCGTGCCATTTATCAGGCATGTAAATACCGACCATAACACGCTTACCGAAATGGCTGCGTTTATTGCCGGGCTGCCGGGAAAAACGCCGCCGGTAAATATTTTGCCTTACCACGCCATTGCTGCCAACAAATACAACAAACTGGGCTTGTCCTACCTCCCGCTAAATATGGATGAACCCACCGAGGCCGAACAAAACCGGGCAGTGGCAGTGTTCAGTAAATTCGGAATAGAGGCCGAGATTGGGGGGTAA